Below is a genomic region from Caballeronia sp. SBC1.
GGGCGTTACGCCCGTGCAGGTTGGCCGCCTGACGGTGTTCACGAGCGTAACGCTGGCGCTCGCGCTGGCGTTGATGACGGCGATCGGCATGGTGTGCGCCGCGGATACCCTGGCGGTCATGCTGCACGCGTCGCCGGACATCCTGCGAGTTTGCGGCGGCGCGATCCTGGTCGGATTCGCGGCGATGATCGTGCTGTGCCGCGCCGCGCCCCGAACCCTGCAAACGCGGTGGAGCTGGCTCACCGTCACCATTCCGGCACGTCGCGACCTGGTAGCGCAACTCCTGCTCGCCGCGCTAGACGTGTTCGCCGCCGCGCTCGCGCTGTGGTCCGTGCTGCCGCACGTCCAAGTGGGCTTCGGCGAGTTCCTCACGGTGTTTTCCGCTGCCATGCTGCTCGGCATGATCGGCCACACGCCCGGCGGTGTCGGCGTGTTCGAGGCTGCGATGGTATTTGCGCTCGGCAACGCCGTGAAGACGCCCGAGATGCTGGCTGCGCTGCTGGCGTATCGCGCGATCTATTTCGGCCTGCCGCTGATCGCTGCCACATTCGTTCTGGCAGCGTTCGAAGGCCGGGCGCTGAAAGGACGCTTTGCGTTTTTGAATCCATCGAATGTGTCGCAACTCGCGCCGGTGTTCCTGAGCGTGGTGACCTTCGTGGTTGGCGGCATGCTCGTGATTTCCGGTGCAACGCCCGCGTTTGGCAAACGCATCGCGGTGCTGCAAGCCGTGTTGCCGCTGTGGGTCCTGGAAAGCTCGCAACTGCTGGGAAGCGTGCTGGGCGTGGTTCTGCTGTTCGTTGCGCGAGGTTTGCTGCGCCGTCTCGACGCCGCCTGGTGGCTCGCCATCACGCTCGCGGTGGCCAACCTGGCGCTCTCGATGGCGAAGGGGCTGGCGTTTGTCGAAACAGGCGTGCTCGCGGTGCTGATCGTGTTGTTGCTCGCGACTCGCGACCGCTTTAACCGGCGCTCGTCGCTGCTGGCTGAGCGGTTCACGGGGAGCTGGCTGGTGTCGGTGGCGATCGTGATCGGGCTGGCGGTCTGGATCATGTTGTTCGCTTTTCGCGATATCAATTACAGCCGCGATCTCTGGTGGCAATTCGCTTTCGACGAACGCGCGCCGCGCGCGTTGCGCGCGACGCTCGCGGCGGGCTTGTCCGCCGCGTTGTTCGCTGTGTGGCAGTTGCTGCGTCCGGCGGCCGGCCGGTTCGAGAAACCCGCGCCGCAGGATCTGCTCGATGCCGCGCGTATTTTCCGCGCGCAGGAGCGCAGCGACGCCGGCCTCGCAATGATGGGCGACAAGAGTTTCCTGTTCTCGACCTCGCGCGAAGCATTCCTGATGTACGCGAAACACGGGCGCACCTGGGCAGCGCTGCACGACCCGGTCGGGCCGCGCCGCGAATGGGCGGAACTGATCCGCCGGTTCGTGGAAATGGCGCACGCGCACAGCGGCCGCGCCGCGTTCTACCAGGTTCGTGCCGACGCGCTGCCGCTTTACCTCGATGCCGGTCTCACGCTGATGAAACTCGGCGAGGAAGCGCATGTGGTGCTGGAGGATTTTGATCTGAAGGGATCGCATCGCGCCCATTTGCGATATGCGCTGAAGCGCGGTGAACGCGACGGTTTCGACGTAGAAGTCATCGATTCTCCGCGTGTTCCCGAGTGCATGCCGATCCTGCGCGAGATTTCCGATGCATGGCTCGGAAGCCGTGAGGCGCGCGAAAAGAGCTTCTCGGTTGCGGCTTTCACCGACGATTACCTCGCCGCGCAGTCGGTGTTGCTGGTGCGCCAGGAAGGCAAGCCGGTGGCGTTCGTCACGTTCATGACGACTGATCTGAACACCGAAGCCACAGTCGGCGTGATGCGACATCAACCCGACGCGTCGCCGTACGCGATGGAATATTTGTTCACCAAGCTCGCGCTCCATTTGAAGCAGGCCGGGTTCCAGACCTTGAGCCTGGGCATTGCACCTTTGTCCGGCATGCAGCCAACACCGCTTGCTTCGCCGTGGCATCGGCTGGCTGGATTGGTCTGGCGGTTCGGCGGGCGTTTCTATAATTTCCGGGGCTTGCGCGGTTTCAAGAGCAAGTTCCAGCCGCGTTGGGAACCGCGTTATCTTGCGGCATCCGGCTCGGTAGGCGTATTTTTTACGCTAGCAGATCTCTCGTTGCTGGCGGGAGGCTGGCGTTCATGACATTTTTCAAGAAGTTCGCGGTTGTTTCTCTGTTGTCCGCGCTGTCGGTTTCAATGGCTTCAATGGCGCACGCCACCACCTTGCCGGGCGGTCGTTATGGCGACGTGACTTTCACGAAACCCGCCGGCCCGATGCGCGGTTTCGTCGTGCTTTTCTCCGATAAAAACTGGACTCCTGCCGACACGCAGACCGCCGATGCGTTGGCCAAAAACGGCGCAATGGTGGTTGGCGTGGACACGGCGCGCTACGCGGCGAAATTGCCGTTGCTGAAGGAGACTTGCCACAACCTGGTCGGGGATGCCGAGTCGGTGAGCCATCAACTTGAACGCGAGGTGCAATCCAGCCGTTATTTCGCGCCGATCCTGATGGGCACCGGGCAGGGCGGCGTGCTGGCCACGAAGATCCTGGCGCAAGCGCCAGACAATACGGTCGCGGGCGCGCTCGCGCTGAATCCCGATCCCGAACTGGACGCGCGTTTCAACCTGTGCCCGCCCGATCCCACCATCACGCACGCGAAGGGCCTGCCCGGTTTCTTCGGTAAGACCACGCAGCCCACCAGTGCCTCGCAGGCCGACGCGCTGCTCGCACTCGCCACGCCGCATCTCAAGGTCGAGCAAATGCGCGACGAAGACGTATCGGATTTGCCGCTCATAGAACTGCCCGCCGCGCACCCGACAAACCTGCTTGCCATCGTGATTTCCGGCGATGGCGGCTGGCGCGATCTCGACAAAACCGTCGCGGAGTCGTTGCAGAGGGATGGGGTGTCGGTGATCGGTATCGACAGCCTGCGTTATTTCTGGAGCGCGAAGACGCCCGAACAGACTGCCCACGACCTCGCGCGCGTGATCCAGGCTTACAGCGCGCGCTGGCACTCGGAGCACGTCGCGCTGATCGGCTATTCGTTCGGCGCGGACGTGATGCCGTTCGCCTATAACCGGCTGCCGGATTCGGTGCGCGCGAAGGTGTCGTTTGTATCGCTAATGGGCTTTGCGCCCGACGCCGATTTCCAGATTCGCGTCACGGGCTGGCTCGGCATGCCGGCGAGCAAGAATGCGCTGCAAGTGCGGCCTGAACTCGCGAAGCTGCCGCCGTCGATGGTGCAGTGCATCTACGGCGCGGCCGAGAAAGATACGTTGTGTCCCGCGCTGACGCAGACAGGAATAGAAGTGGTGAAGACCACTGGGGATCACCACTTCGGCGGCGATTATAACGAGCTCGCGCGACGTATCCTGACTAGCTGGCAGAAGCAGATCGCCGCGCGGATCTGAACCGGGCGGCGGTCGATTTTCAGCGTTCGGCGCGGGTCAGGCGTCGAACGATTACGCCTTCTGGAGCGGGCCAAGGAAGTCAAGCTTTCCGACCGGTACCCCGAGGTGCCGGAGGATGTCGTAAGCCGTGACAATATGGAAATAGAAGTTCGGCAGCCCGAACTGGAACAAATAGTCCTGGCCGCTGAATTTCAGCTCGAAGTCCTTTTGCTTGATGGTCACAACACGCGTTTCAGCGGCTTCGAACGTCCCGGCATCAATCCCTTTCAGATACGCCGTCGTCTTCACAATGCGCTCCCGCAGTTCCGCGAAGGTCGTTTCGGTATCGTCGAAACTGGGCGCCGCGACGCCGGACAAACGTTGCGCCGATGCCTTCGATGTATCGCTTGCGCGCTGGATCTGAGCCGCGAACGGCAGCATGTCGTCGAATAGCCGTGCGCTCGTTACGTCGGTGTCGCTCAAGCCCTTTTCTTTCGCGTGGGCGGCGGCTTTGTCGAGCAGGGACGCGAGCACGTCGAGGCTGCGGATGAAAACCGGAACGGTCGCGCGGTACATTGAAACGGACATGATGAGGCTCCTGATTTTGATCGGGTCATAAGCATACCGGGACGTCGCTCATAGCGCTTTTTCCGCCGTTCCAGCGTCGCGTTCCTCTCGCACGTGTGTGTCATTTTTCAAGCTTGCGAAACGCCTGCCGCGCTCGCTGCTAAAGGCGAAAACCAGTACGCCCGATGCGTCGCACGTGAGAAACTGTGCATTCGAATTGCCGCTAAACACGGCTATCATTGGCATTTAAACGGCCGGGACGCCCGTCATGATCTCAGACGATCTTACTCAAGAAATCCAGCGCATCGACCAAATCGACCGTCAGGCATTGCGCGAATTCATCGACCGGAAGTGGGACGACGAAATCCTCCCCGCGCTCACCGACTACATCGCGGTGCCCGCCAAAAGCCCGATGTTCGACCGCGACTGGGCAAGCAACGGATTCATCGAACGCGTCATTACGGACGCTGCGCAATGGGCCGAACGGCAACCCGTGCGCGGCCTGACAGTAGAAATCATCCGCTTGCCCAATCGCACGCCCGTGATCTTTTTCGAAGCACCGGCTACGCGATCGAACAGCAGCGACACCATCGTTCTCTACGGTCATCTCGACAAACAGCCCGAGTTTGACGGCTGGCGTCGGGATCTTGGACCCTGGTCGCCCAAATACGAAGACGGCAAGCTCTACGGACGCGGCGGCGCGGACGACGGTTACGCCACGTACTCGTCGATCAGCGCGATCGCCGCGCTGGACGCGCAAGGCATCGAACGGCCGCGCTGTGTTGGCATTATCGAAACGTGTGAAGAATCGGGCAGCTATGACTTGCTGCCTTACATTGACGCGCTGCGTGACCGGCTCGGCAACGTGAGCCTCGTGATCTGCCTCGATTCCGGGGCGGGTAACTACGATCAGCTCTGGCTGACCACGTCGCTGCGCGGTCTGGTTGCGGGCGACCTGGAAGTGCAGGTGCTCGACGAAGGCATTCACTCGGGCACGAACGGCGGCATTGCGCCGTCCACGTTTCGCATCATGCGCGGGCTGCTGGAGCGGCTCGAAGATTCGAGCACGGGCAACCTGCTGCCGAAGGGTTTTCATTGCGATATCCCGCCGCGCCGGCTGAGCGAAGCGGAAGCAACGGCACGCATTCTCGGCGACGACGTATGGAAAAAGCTCCCATGGACCTGCGGCCAGAATGGCGGCACGGTGTTGCCTGTCACAACTGACCCGCGTGAAGCGCTGCTCGATTCCACCTGGCGGCCGTCGCTAGCCGTGACCGGGGCGGAAGGGCTGCCGTCGCTGATCAATGCGGGCAACGTGCTGCGCCCGCGTACCGCGTTCAAGTTGTCGCTGCGTCTGCCGCCGCTGGTCGAAGCCACGAAGGCGCTTGCGGAACTCAAGGCCATGCTCGAAGCCGATCCGCCCTACAACGCGAAGGTCACGTTCAAGCCCGAGCGCGGCGAAGCGACCGGCTGGAGCGCGCCCGAACTATCGCCGTGGCTGGGCGATGCACTGAATGACGCTTCACGCAGGCATTTCGGCGCGGATGTCGCGTTCCTGGGTCAGGGCGGTACCATTCCGCTGATGAACACATTGCAGGAAGGCTTTCCGCGCTCTCAGTTCATGGTATGCGGCGTGCTGGGACCGAGATCGAACGCGCACGGGCCCAATGAATTCCTGCATGTGCCTTTTGCCAAGAAACTCACGGCGACGGTAGCTGAAGTGATCGCGGCGACGCCTTGATGGCCGGTGGTCAACTCTGATTTTCAGACGGCGCGCAGCTTTTGCGCGCCGTTTTATTTGTACGGTATGGTGATGAACCGTTGCGTCAGTTAACTCAGCGCGCGGTTGTTCTTATATTCAGGAGACGCAGTCGCATGAGCACTGAAACCACCCGCGAATCGCGCATCGCCCGGGATATCTTGCACGCGTATGTCAGCGCGATATGGACCCACGCCGGCAGTACGCCACGTGAAGCGCAACTGGTAGCCGATCATCTGGTGATGGCGAATCTGTCGGGGCACGATTCACACGGCGTCGGCATGATTCCGCGTTATATGGCATCGCTCGCGGACAACGAGTTGAAGCTCAATACGCACGCTGAAGTTATCCGCGATGTCGGCGCGGTGCTGACTATCGACGGCGCCAAGGGGTTCGGCCAGGTCGTGGCATATGAAGCGATGGAGCACGGCATCGAGCGGGCGAAAAAGCTAGGCGTGTGCGCGGTTGGTTTGCGCAATGCCCATCACATTGGACGCATCGGGCATTGGGCTGAACAGTGCGCGGCGGCCGGTCTGGTGTCGTTTCACTTCGTCAATGTGGCGGGGGACCCGCTGGTTGCGCCGTTTGGCGGCATTGACCGGCGTTTCGGCACAAACCCTTTCTGCGCCGCGTTTCCGCGCGAAGGCAACACGCCGCTGGTGCTCGACTTTGCGACGGCGGGGATTGCCTACGGCAAGACGCGCGTGGCCTATAACAAGGGCGTGAAGGTTGCGCCGGGTTATCTGATCGACCACGCGGGCGTGCCGACCATCGAACCGAAGGTCATGCACGAAGCACCGTTCGGTTCGCTCACGGCGATGGGCGCGCACAAAGGATACGGCCTCGCTGCGATGTGCGAGATTTTCGGCGGCGCGCTATCAGGCGGCTTCACCACACACGCAGACACGTTGGACACGACCAACGCGATCATCAATTGCATGACATCGGTGATCGTGGACCCGAATGCCTTCGATGCCCCCAACGCGCAGGCCGAAGCCGACGCGTTCGTCGAATGGGTGAAGGCGTCTCCGCTTGCAGCCGGTACGGACAGGATCATGGTGCCGGGTGAGCCGGAACAGGCGCGGCGGGCCGATCTCATTGCGAACGGCATTCCCATCGATCCCACCACGTGGCAGCAAATCCACGACGCCGCTGTGCAATCGGGCATGCCGACGGGCGCGATCGAGGAGTTTGTGCAAGCGTTGAAGTGAGCGTGCGACAGGGGCGCGGAGGCTTCTTCAGAACAGCGCGCGGGCGAGGCTTAAACCCCGTTCGCGCGGCTTGAAAATACCGGCCGACCAACTAGCCGTCAGAGCATCCGGGTTAGCTCGCCTGCACCATCTCGTTGCTGATCCAGTCGGTCACCGACGTCCGCTTGGGCTCCCAGCCCAGCAATTCCCGCGCGTGTTTGCCACGCACCCGGCTATTCGATCCCAATCCGTACGACGCCATTTCGTAACCCCATTCCTTCTTGGCTTCCTCGAGCGGCCAGTCTTGCGGCGCGCCGAGGCCGAGTACTTTGGCCATTGCCGTCGTCATATCGCGGAAAGCTGCTTCACCGCTTTCGACGAAATAGAACGTACCGGCCGGCGATTTTTCAAGCGCACGAGCGTACAGGTCGGCGACATCGTCGATATGCACATTCGACCAGATATTGCGTCCCGGCCCCACGTGCCGCACGATGCCGCTCTTTTTCGCCTGAGCCAGCAAACGCGGCAACTGCACGCTTTTCGCGTTCACCATTGCGCCGTGGCCGTAGATCAGCGTGTTGCACAGCACCGAAGCGCGCACGCCGCGTTTGGCTGCGTCGAGAACGAGGTTATCGATGGCCACTCGCGCGGCTTTATCGGCGGTCGGTTCGGGCAGCGTGTCCTCGTAGTAGATCGTGTCCGTTCCTTCGCCGCCGGACGCATCGCCAACAATGCTTGAGCCGCTCGTGTGCAGCAGCGGTTTGTTCGAGCCTTCGAGCCCTTCGATCAGCGCCTCGACCGCGCCGCGATGGTCGCTGCTGGCGGCGTTGATGACGCCATCGGCCGCTTTCGCCTGCGCGATCAAGAGCGCCCGGTCGTCGAGGCTGCCGATCACGGGTTCAATGCCGAGCGTTTTGAGTTCGTCCGCCTGTTCCGGGCGGCGGATGAGACCGCTGACCTGATGGCCTTCGCGAACCAGACGCGCCGCAATCGAACCGCCGATAAAACCGCCTGCGCCAGTTACAAAAATCTTCATGTCTGTTCTCCTGTAAATCCTATGGATTGAGTCGATGCATGCAGTATCCCCGTCTTCGACTTTCGCAAAAACAGTGTTAGTCTCAAATCAATCTTGATTCAAAGTCAACAATGAATAGATGAAAACGACCACTGAAGAACTGCTGGCACTCGTGACCGTGATCGACAGCGGCTCGATCACGGCGGCGGCCGAGGCATTGCAGCAAACTGTTTCTGGTGTAAGCCGGGCGTTGACGCGGCTAGAGCACAAACTCGACGCCACGCTCGTCCGACGGACCACGCGCCGTCTGCAACTCACCGACGAAGGTGAACTTTTCCTCGTGCGCGCCCGCGCGATACTTGCCGCAATGGAAGATGCGGAGGAGTCAATCGCTCGCCAGCGTGAGCGGCCGGCGGGGCGGCTGCGGGTAGATGCTGCGTCGCCGTTTGTGCTGCATTGCATCGTGCCGCATGTGCAAGCGTTCGCCGCGGCGTATCCGGAGATCGTGCTGGAACTGAGCAGCAATGAGCGGATTGTCGACTTGATGGAACAGCGCGTGGATATCGCGATCCGGATCGGCGCACTGCAGGATTCCACGCTGCACGCGCGCTCGCTCGGCAGCAGCCGGCTGCGCATCCTGGCGAGTCCCGCGTATCTCGCGCAACGCGGGGAGCCGCGCACGGTGGCTGAATTGCGGCGGCATCGGCTGATCGGTTTTACAGCGCCCGAAAGTCTGAACGACTGGCCCTTGATCGATGACGACACCGAAAACCGGGACGCTAGCGCGCGCTTTCGGATCGTGCCGGAAATCGCCGCATCGAGTGGCGAGACCATGCGGCAACTCGCGCTGGCCGGTGGCGGAGTCGTCTGCCTCGCTGCGTACATGACCAGCGCCGACGTGGCCAGTGGGCGCCTGCAAACCGTGATGGACCCCGTTCTGCTCGATGTCAGGCAACCTATCAGCGCAGTGTTCTACCAGAGCGCATCAATGGCGGGACGGGCGAAAGCCTTCCTCGATTTCATCGCAGGACGGTTGGTGCTTTGACGCTCGCGACGTATGCTGCCGGTTACGCTTGTCCAATCTTTCCCAATTCGCGAACAATTCGTAAACATTTATATGCCCATCGAACTCATCAACGCGCCAAGTCTTCCGATTCCCGCAGGCCACTACAGCCACGCCACCCGCGTAGGTAATCTCGTTTGCGTGTCGGGCCAGTTGCCGATGCGTCCCGACGGCACACATACGGGGGACTTGCCGTTCGAACAACAGGCCCAGCAGGCGCTGGACAATGTCAGCACGGTGCTGGCGGCGGCCGGCGCGGGCTTGAAGGATGTGATCGAAGTGACGGTCTACCTGGTTGGCGTGGAGCACTGGAAAACCTTCAACGAGATCTACGCACGCCATTTCGGCGACTGGAAACCCGCGCGGGCGGTCGTTCCCGTGGGCGCGCTGCATTATGGTTATCTGCTGGAAATCGCAGCGCGTGCCTGGGTGGAACCGGCTTGAGTTGGTTTTGAGTTATTGGTGAGTGAAGGATCGGGCCGAACGCACAGGCGTTCGGTTCCCGTTGGCGTAAAGCGGCAGCGCTTTTATCATGGCGGGGTCGCGTCCTCACAGGTGACGTCATGATCCAACTCGTGCTGTTTCTGCTGGGCGTGGACTACCTGCGCCGCCGTTGGCTTACGCTGGCCGTGGCGGGCGGCATCTGGCTGGTGATCGGGGTGTTGGTGTTTATCGATGCCCTCGACGGCGTCCTGTATTTTCCCATCCACGTCTTCGCCTGGCTGCTTCTGGTCGAGGGTCTTGCGACCCTCGCTGTTGCCCGTATGGGTGTGGGCGGCCAGCGCACGCTACGTTACGTGAAAGGTGGCGCGTTCACGCTCGCCGCGCTGCTGATCATGGCGGGCAATCATCACGGCAACTTCGTTCTGTCGATGATCTTCGGCACCCTTTTTCTCGCCGATGGTTTGCTGCAGAGCGTGTCGGCTGTCTTGGTGCGTTATAGCCGATGGAGGATCGTGCTGGCGTTGGCTATTGTCGAAATCCTGCTCGCTGTCTTTTTCTTCGAACCGTATCCGACCCACTATGTTGGCACGGCGCCTTACGCGATCGGACTCGGACTCGCGTTCGGGGGCTGGAACATGCTGTGGATCGCCTTTCGCGTACGCCGCATGGAAAGCCTGCCGCCGGAAAACGAGAAAGCGCTGGCGCTCTCCGATGACGTGATTGCCGATCCCACTCTCGCTGAAAAATCCGCTACGGCAAAGGCCGCTGCGGGAGCGGCGGCGACCGAGGCCGACGGCCCGTTCGAATGGGACGGGCCTCCCGCAGCCGATGAAAAAGCGCTCACCGTGCATGTGTGGACGCCGGTTGGGTCCGCGCGGGCGCAGGCCAACCGGCGGTTGATCGTGGACCGCTACATTGCCGCCGTCGATGCGAATGGCGTCATCTCGACGGGCCACGCGGCGCTTGAGTCACCCGAGGGCATTTACATCAGCCTGTATCCGGGCGTGGAAATTGACCGTTCGCCGGACGAGTTCGGACGCATCTTGCGCGCGACCCGTGAGAACAACGTGCCGGGAACATTTCAGCCGGATTACGCAACGGAATCGAAGGCATGGTGCGAATCTACAATCCGCGTGCGTATTCGCAATTACCGGCCGGATCGGTTGAAGGCGTTCTGGGAGAAATATCGGCAGGATCAGACGTATAACCTGACCTACCGGAATTGTTCCAGCACGGTCTCCAAGGCGCTGGAAGCGGCGCTTGAAGGATCGGTGGGCACCTTTCATGGCCGCGATACGGGTTGGCGCGCGTTTCTGCGCCTGATCGTCACGCCGGAGCTGTGGGTCGCCGCGCAGATCCGCAAGCGCGCCGCCACCATGGCCTGGACCCCGGGCCTGACGCTCGACTACGCCCGGGCGTTGAGCATGCTGGCTGATCCCCGGCCATTTGGCTATCTCAAGATGGCGCGGCTCGCGGTGCGCAAGATGCTGCGCTCGCGGCGCGAATGGCGACAGGAAGCGTCCGATGCCGCCGATGCCCGCGCAGGCCAGATGGACGGTTCGCGCGTTTCATAATTACTGTGCGCCGTGATGGAGTGGCTTCTCTATGCGCCGCCGTCATTCGTTGGACGCGGCGCCGTTCGCGAGACGTTATTGAAGGCTGATGCCTTACCAACTCACATTGACCAATCAAGTTTTCGCGGCTCGGGGCATCTGCAACTCCAGCGTGCGTGGCTCAGGCGAGATCGAGCGTAGCCGTCATGTCCCCTAGCGACGCTTCGCCGTGTGCCGCGAATGCCCGGTCCCGCGCCACAACGCCGTCGAGTGGCACCAGGTCGTGGACGCGCGTGATGAAGCGCAGTATGGAGTTTGTGTCGTAGACCGTGTGGTCGACGACCCCCTTCTTCGCGAACGGCGCGATCACCAGGGCCGGAACGCGCGACCCCGGTCCCCATCGATCCCCTTTCGGCGGCGGCACGTGATCCCACCAGCCGCCGTTCTCGTCGTGCGTGATGATGACGACCGTGCTTTCCCATTGCGGTCCGCGCTGGATTCGACCAACTATGTTGGCGAGATGCCGGTCACCCGATTCAACATCGGCGTAACCCGCATGCATGTTCAGATTGCCTTGCGGCTTGTAGAACGTCACAGCAGGCAGTCGCCCCGCGTCAATATCCGCGATCAGTTTGTTGGTCGACGGATCGTCGCCCAGACCGGCGTCGCGCAAGTGTCGCGTGCGCGCCTGCGTGCCCGGCGCGAAGCTGCGGAAATAATTAAACGGTTGGTGGTGATACTGGAAATCGGGAACCATGCCGGTGTCGCGATGCGTGAGCGCATAGTCCCAGCCGCCGCTATACCACGCCCAGTCCACGCCTTTATCCGATAACCGGTCACCGATGGTGGCGTAAGTCTGCGGCGGCATCACGCGATAATTCGACGGGTCTGCCAGCGTCGGATCGCCGCCTTCCGCCGGGCGGACGTTGCTAGGCTGATAGGGCGGCGCCATTGTGTTGACCGCGTAGCCGTCCGCTGTGAGTGCGCCGTCATTGACAAAGGACGGGGGGCCGTCGAGTGCCGATGCCGGTGAATCGGCCGCGAGTTTCAGGCGCGTGCCCAGCGGATCGTCACCGTCCAGGACTGACAGGAGCTTTTTCGCCGGGCTGTTGTGCGCATCCGGATAAAACGGGGTCTGTGCTGAAATCAGGAAGATGTGATTGAGCCAGGAACCGCCGAATGCGGCCATGAAGAAGTTGTCGCACAGCACGTTTTGCCGGGCGATGTTCCAGAGCTTCAGCGAATCAGCCGAGTTGCGGTAATGCCCCATGACCAGGCCGCCGGAATCACCCCATGCGGCGAACTGGTCGTTGCGCCCCGCGTTGATCTGCATCTG
It encodes:
- the mprF gene encoding bifunctional lysylphosphatidylglycerol flippase/synthetase MprF is translated as MSRRNSVSSVPLLESLLRLPKAWRLQRFTAPVLALIVCALLLVVFQHLSHAVDYKTVVHQLRALRLEAWAGALAATVLSYAALVGRDAIGLRYLDTKVPRSVLWVGATVASALGNATGFGALTGGAVRCRVYGVAGVTPVQVGRLTVFTSVTLALALALMTAIGMVCAADTLAVMLHASPDILRVCGGAILVGFAAMIVLCRAAPRTLQTRWSWLTVTIPARRDLVAQLLLAALDVFAAALALWSVLPHVQVGFGEFLTVFSAAMLLGMIGHTPGGVGVFEAAMVFALGNAVKTPEMLAALLAYRAIYFGLPLIAATFVLAAFEGRALKGRFAFLNPSNVSQLAPVFLSVVTFVVGGMLVISGATPAFGKRIAVLQAVLPLWVLESSQLLGSVLGVVLLFVARGLLRRLDAAWWLAITLAVANLALSMAKGLAFVETGVLAVLIVLLLATRDRFNRRSSLLAERFTGSWLVSVAIVIGLAVWIMLFAFRDINYSRDLWWQFAFDERAPRALRATLAAGLSAALFAVWQLLRPAAGRFEKPAPQDLLDAARIFRAQERSDAGLAMMGDKSFLFSTSREAFLMYAKHGRTWAALHDPVGPRREWAELIRRFVEMAHAHSGRAAFYQVRADALPLYLDAGLTLMKLGEEAHVVLEDFDLKGSHRAHLRYALKRGERDGFDVEVIDSPRVPECMPILREISDAWLGSREAREKSFSVAAFTDDYLAAQSVLLVRQEGKPVAFVTFMTTDLNTEATVGVMRHQPDASPYAMEYLFTKLALHLKQAGFQTLSLGIAPLSGMQPTPLASPWHRLAGLVWRFGGRFYNFRGLRGFKSKFQPRWEPRYLAASGSVGVFFTLADLSLLAGGWRS
- a CDS encoding malate/lactate/ureidoglycolate dehydrogenase, with product MSTETTRESRIARDILHAYVSAIWTHAGSTPREAQLVADHLVMANLSGHDSHGVGMIPRYMASLADNELKLNTHAEVIRDVGAVLTIDGAKGFGQVVAYEAMEHGIERAKKLGVCAVGLRNAHHIGRIGHWAEQCAAAGLVSFHFVNVAGDPLVAPFGGIDRRFGTNPFCAAFPREGNTPLVLDFATAGIAYGKTRVAYNKGVKVAPGYLIDHAGVPTIEPKVMHEAPFGSLTAMGAHKGYGLAAMCEIFGGALSGGFTTHADTLDTTNAIINCMTSVIVDPNAFDAPNAQAEADAFVEWVKASPLAAGTDRIMVPGEPEQARRADLIANGIPIDPTTWQQIHDAAVQSGMPTGAIEEFVQALK
- a CDS encoding NAD-dependent epimerase/dehydratase family protein; this translates as MKIFVTGAGGFIGGSIAARLVREGHQVSGLIRRPEQADELKTLGIEPVIGSLDDRALLIAQAKAADGVINAASSDHRGAVEALIEGLEGSNKPLLHTSGSSIVGDASGGEGTDTIYYEDTLPEPTADKAARVAIDNLVLDAAKRGVRASVLCNTLIYGHGAMVNAKSVQLPRLLAQAKKSGIVRHVGPGRNIWSNVHIDDVADLYARALEKSPAGTFYFVESGEAAFRDMTTAMAKVLGLGAPQDWPLEEAKKEWGYEMASYGLGSNSRVRGKHARELLGWEPKRTSVTDWISNEMVQAS
- a CDS encoding LysR family transcriptional regulator, yielding MKTTTEELLALVTVIDSGSITAAAEALQQTVSGVSRALTRLEHKLDATLVRRTTRRLQLTDEGELFLVRARAILAAMEDAEESIARQRERPAGRLRVDAASPFVLHCIVPHVQAFAAAYPEIVLELSSNERIVDLMEQRVDIAIRIGALQDSTLHARSLGSSRLRILASPAYLAQRGEPRTVAELRRHRLIGFTAPESLNDWPLIDDDTENRDASARFRIVPEIAASSGETMRQLALAGGGVVCLAAYMTSADVASGRLQTVMDPVLLDVRQPISAVFYQSASMAGRAKAFLDFIAGRLVL
- a CDS encoding DUF1993 family protein, with product MSVSMYRATVPVFIRSLDVLASLLDKAAAHAKEKGLSDTDVTSARLFDDMLPFAAQIQRASDTSKASAQRLSGVAAPSFDDTETTFAELRERIVKTTAYLKGIDAGTFEAAETRVVTIKQKDFELKFSGQDYLFQFGLPNFYFHIVTAYDILRHLGVPVGKLDFLGPLQKA
- a CDS encoding RidA family protein, yielding MPIELINAPSLPIPAGHYSHATRVGNLVCVSGQLPMRPDGTHTGDLPFEQQAQQALDNVSTVLAAAGAGLKDVIEVTVYLVGVEHWKTFNEIYARHFGDWKPARAVVPVGALHYGYLLEIAARAWVEPA
- a CDS encoding M20 family metallopeptidase, giving the protein MISDDLTQEIQRIDQIDRQALREFIDRKWDDEILPALTDYIAVPAKSPMFDRDWASNGFIERVITDAAQWAERQPVRGLTVEIIRLPNRTPVIFFEAPATRSNSSDTIVLYGHLDKQPEFDGWRRDLGPWSPKYEDGKLYGRGGADDGYATYSSISAIAALDAQGIERPRCVGIIETCEESGSYDLLPYIDALRDRLGNVSLVICLDSGAGNYDQLWLTTSLRGLVAGDLEVQVLDEGIHSGTNGGIAPSTFRIMRGLLERLEDSSTGNLLPKGFHCDIPPRRLSEAEATARILGDDVWKKLPWTCGQNGGTVLPVTTDPREALLDSTWRPSLAVTGAEGLPSLINAGNVLRPRTAFKLSLRLPPLVEATKALAELKAMLEADPPYNAKVTFKPERGEATGWSAPELSPWLGDALNDASRRHFGADVAFLGQGGTIPLMNTLQEGFPRSQFMVCGVLGPRSNAHGPNEFLHVPFAKKLTATVAEVIAATP
- a CDS encoding virulence factor family protein; this encodes MTFFKKFAVVSLLSALSVSMASMAHATTLPGGRYGDVTFTKPAGPMRGFVVLFSDKNWTPADTQTADALAKNGAMVVGVDTARYAAKLPLLKETCHNLVGDAESVSHQLEREVQSSRYFAPILMGTGQGGVLATKILAQAPDNTVAGALALNPDPELDARFNLCPPDPTITHAKGLPGFFGKTTQPTSASQADALLALATPHLKVEQMRDEDVSDLPLIELPAAHPTNLLAIVISGDGGWRDLDKTVAESLQRDGVSVIGIDSLRYFWSAKTPEQTAHDLARVIQAYSARWHSEHVALIGYSFGADVMPFAYNRLPDSVRAKVSFVSLMGFAPDADFQIRVTGWLGMPASKNALQVRPELAKLPPSMVQCIYGAAEKDTLCPALTQTGIEVVKTTGDHHFGGDYNELARRILTSWQKQIAARI